The Neodiprion pinetum isolate iyNeoPine1 chromosome 5, iyNeoPine1.2, whole genome shotgun sequence genome segment CGGACACCGCTCAGGTCTCGGCGATTAAAAAAGAGATGATCAGCCTGTTGGGGATGATAGACTCCGCGATGCAGAGTGACGGTGGGGACGAGGCTTTTCCTACCGTTGCAGCGCGAACTCCGACTGGCTCGGTTCTCGCGCTGAGGAGGAAGCGGATGCACGCGCACTTCGACGACTTCGTTAAGTGCTACTTCGACTCACAGGCGAAGGAGCTCCACTTTGGAAGGGATAGAGCGGCGGCCGCAGCGAACCAGGGATCCTCTTCAGGGCTGAACGTCTTCAGGGAAAACCTGGTAAAGTTCTCAAGATACAGCGCTCTGCGTCAACTCGCTACGCTCAACTACTCCTCGGATATATTCAACAGCTCGACCATCGTCTCGAGCATTGAGTTCGACAAGGACAGCGACTTCTTCGCGATAGCCGGGGTCACGAAGCGGATAAAGGTCTTCGACTACGGTGCCGTGATTCGTGACGCGGTCGACATCCACTATCCCTGCGTCGAGATGGTATCCAGCTCTAAGATATCCTGCATATCGTGGAACTCGTATCACAAGGCGTTGCTCGCTTCGTCTGACTACGAGGGTACCGTTACCGTCTGGGATGCCGAGACTGGTCAACGTACCAAGGCCTTTCAGGAGCACGAGAAGCGGTGCTGGTCCGTAGACTTCAACGACGTTGACACACGGCTGATAGCTTCTGGCTCTGACGACGCCCGCGTAAAGCTCTGGTCCCTTAACGTTGACCACTCTGTCGCCTCTCTGGAAGCTAAGGCGAACATCTGCTGCGTAAAGTTTAACCCCCGAAGCTCCTGCCACCTGGCCTTCGGCTCCGCGGACCACTGCGTACACTATTACGACCTCAGGAACATGAAGGAGCCGCTCTGCGTGTTCAAGGGTCACCGAAAGGCAGTGTCCTACGTCAAGTTCATTAACGGCGAGAACATCGTTTCGGCAAGTACCGACTCGCAGCTCAAGATGTGGAACGTAAACAGTCCTCACTGCCTCAGATCTTTGGTAGGGCACGTTAACGAGAAGAACTTTGTCGGTTTGGCGACAGATGGCGATTACGTCGCATGTGGATCGGAGAACAACGCACTCTATGTTTACTACAAGGGACTATCGCGGCAACTCTTCTCCTACAAGTTCGACGCAGCCAGGAGTGTCCTTGAACTTCAGGAACGCAAGGAGGAGGAGACCAATGAGTTTGTCTCGGCCGTATGCTGGCGGCAGATGTCAAATGTTGTCGTGGCGGCCAATTCTCAGGGGATCATCAAGATCCTCGAACTTGTCTGACCGACTTCCGGCAGACCCTGATGTGCCGCCGCCATTGCCGCAACTTTACCGCCCGGGTTCTGCGGATTTTGCATCGACCGTGGgatcggagggaaaaatgattGGTGGAAATAAGCTACCTGGTGTGCGGCACAATGTTCGGAGTGGTTGGACTATCGATTGGTCGCTCAACGACTTTCGAGGATATTTTTACGGACTCGAAACAGGAGATTGTTAACAGccgagaaaagttttttatgTTCATTAGCGATGCCTGAACATGGAGTTAATCGTGACGCTACCGGATATGACGAGACTTGCACGTTATTTCGATTGGGAATCGACTTGCGAAGCAACGAGCCACCCGGAAAACCGCGGACAGAATTCAATCTCTGGAGGAAGAAGGTGAATAATCAACGGTGGTTTATTTTTACCTCGCTTACGGTCTTTTGTTGTCCAAAAACGATTTCATCGATCAGTTGGGTGTCGaaagatacaaaaaattttacatcagTAATAGCGAATTATGTCCAACTACAAGGAAATTGTCAATTATTGATATCCAATAGGTTTATACTacgaattgtaaaaataatgctgTCGTATAAGATGtcggtacaaaaaaaaaatcaatcatcgTTTAACAGGACAGTAATTCTACTGAATTTGTATCCATGAAAAGACaatctcgaaattttttggactTTGTCAAAAAGAACTATAAGTgccaaaatttgattttgagtCATTTTTCGCCACTCGTAATGACGCGATGAAATTTGCATTGAAATCGCGAAGGATATcaacagagagaaaaagatattGCCCTACTCCAATTTTTacaatacatattattataaacattgatacttgaaaagttttcacgGGTTGGATTTTTCgtatttaaaacttttttttatcgacaagaTCACTTAAATTCTAACAATTAGAAAGAGTCGTTTTCTATTTACgattttgtaattaatttctttttgaaTGACGTCAAGTCCATTAAACCCTTATTGATATATATCtagcacataaattttttctgtcatTTTAGCAGGTGCTACATCTCATTCAACGACACTATCGAGTTTCTCTTATCGCAGGGATGGAAACCTAACAAAGATTTCTCGAATGAATCTGCACAAAAATACGAgattgaagaatgaaaataacggAGCAGGAAAGAAGAACATGAAATTCTTGATATCGAAAATCCGTATAACCGTATTCATAAGATTATGAAGCAATATTCAACGGAATATTATTCCGAGTGTAGGTACTAAGCATGTATTATAGCTTTcttgtaaaaattgtttttcgaaacttATCCTTGATttagaaaaagaatgaaagtgAAATATTTAACTCCTTTCGTATATTTTCAACCGACGTAACACTTTCCATACAGAGATCGATCAGATTTCATTGAATGCAAATCAACACTTGACGtaaataatttgcgaattttAA includes the following:
- the LOC124219593 gene encoding E3 ubiquitin-protein ligase COP1-like gives rise to the protein MAAEEGPNLSGARSGARATLKRPLNASSVMQGIGGTLEDKSSDYLCPICFEVINEAHITRCGHTFCYRCIVRSLEVSSRCPKCTFALGQQDIFPNFLLNELIAKYKTRLRGVAELRRGRGDSWINGDEVGSSSFIPSNDGLRDFVASESAHLSLSDVNVMLEVLTQKKLLLEAESCASQNKLLHEFLKHLLRRKEEQRNQLTKEVALIKRDMAEVEKILRDIQSRCPRVEDLNASSETDTAQVSAIKKEMISLLGMIDSAMQSDGGDEAFPTVAARTPTGSVLALRRKRMHAHFDDFVKCYFDSQAKELHFGRDRAAAAANQGSSSGLNVFRENLVKFSRYSALRQLATLNYSSDIFNSSTIVSSIEFDKDSDFFAIAGVTKRIKVFDYGAVIRDAVDIHYPCVEMVSSSKISCISWNSYHKALLASSDYEGTVTVWDAETGQRTKAFQEHEKRCWSVDFNDVDTRLIASGSDDARVKLWSLNVDHSVASLEAKANICCVKFNPRSSCHLAFGSADHCVHYYDLRNMKEPLCVFKGHRKAVSYVKFINGENIVSASTDSQLKMWNVNSPHCLRSLVGHVNEKNFVGLATDGDYVACGSENNALYVYYKGLSRQLFSYKFDAARSVLELQERKEEETNEFVSAVCWRQMSNVVVAANSQGIIKILELV